From a single Brassica oleracea var. oleracea cultivar TO1000 chromosome C5, BOL, whole genome shotgun sequence genomic region:
- the LOC106344720 gene encoding uncharacterized protein LOC106344720 translates to MTQEHHVPTRVYTPKVPYQVSAKKSRKDCEDMKCKKMLEELNVKLSLMDAIQMIPSMCSLVKGLISGKTSADSNIMMVSNECSAVLQNRTVRKLEDPGKFVLSVQIRKTVFACSLCDLGSSVNLMPYSVAKCMGLTNFKPTRISLVFADRSVKLPVGVLEDLQVQIGNTTVPADFVVLELEDEPKDPLILGRPFLCTAGAIIDLRNGRIDLQLGDIVMKFEMDELLKRPMLDGQNFTIDEENAALTPQQGMIEES, encoded by the coding sequence ATGACGCAAGAGCATCATGTTCCTACTCGCGTCTACACTCCAAAAGTTCCCTACCAAGTCTCTGCTAAGAAATCACGCAAGGATTGCGAAGATATGAAATGCAAAAAGATGCTAGAGGAGTTGAACGTCAAGCTATCTCTCATGGACGCAATTCAGATGATTCCTTCAATGTGCAGTCTTGTGAAGGGGCTGATCTCTGGGAAGACTTCTGCAGACAGCAATATCATGATGGTTTCAAACGAATGCAGCGCAGTCCTTCAAAACAGAACAGTCAGGAAACTAGAAGATCCTGGAAAATTTGTCCTCTCGGTTCAGATTAGAAAAACAGTTTTCGCATGTTCCTTATGTGATTTAGGTTCCAGTGTAAATCTCATGCCCTACTCAGTTGCAAAATGTATGGGACTAACCAACTTCAAGCCAACCAGGATCTCGTTGGTCTTCGCGGACAGATCAGTCAAGTTGCCAGTAGGTGTTCTCGAAGACCTGCAAGTGCAAATTGGCAACACCACTGTTCCGGCGGATTTCGTGGTTCTGGAGCTCGAAGATGAACCGAAAGACCCTCTCATTCTGGGCCGACCCTTCTTATGCACAGCTGGTGCAATCATTGATTTGCGTAATGGGAGGATCGATCTCCAACTAGGAGATATTGTGATGAAGTTTGAGATGGACGAGTTGCTCAAACGACCTATGTTAGATGGTCAGAACTTCACGATTGACGAAGAGAATGCCGCCTTGACCCCTCAACAAGGGATGATTGAAGAATCCTAG
- the LOC106294084 gene encoding uncharacterized protein LOC106294084: MTEVPSYMIHNPKFEPYKPKKRYSYSSSSLLSILLSIFTYVLIFYVFEVSPSSIFKDTKVLFFISNTLIFIIAADYGAFTCKEKPDFYGEYTMAAAAMRSRADHNYSPVPDFTYGENARHDKNSGGREKIKIPKDVVEYKEEEPVVKEIVSVSSPPEKIVREVSEEKPRDVVAIKKYKPFSEQTVEACHTRNHVYRRSYERTKSDKARVKTAKSKNYRRSESVSSKWMVVPEKWENVEEESEEFSKMSNEELNKRVEEFIQKFNKQMRLQSRVSST, encoded by the coding sequence ATGACAGAAGTTCCCTCGTACATGATTCACAACCCTAAATTTGAACCTTACAAGCCCAAAAAACGATATTCTTATTCTTCTTCTTCGTTGCTCTCGATCCTCCTATCGATCTTCACTTACGTCTTGATCTTTTACGTTTTCGAAGTATCTCCATCGTCTATCTTCAAAGACACAAAGGTTTTGTTCTTCATCTCCAACACTCTCATCTTCATCATCGCCGCTGATTATGGCGCTTTCACTTGTAAGGAGAAGCCCGACTTCTACGGTGAATATACCATGGCGGCGGCAGCGATGAGAAGCCGTGCAGATCATAACTATTCTCCAGTTCCTGACTTCACATACGGAGAAAACGCTAGACATGATAAAAACTCTGGCGGCAGAGAAAAAATCAAGATCCCTAAAGATGTCGTGGAGTATAAGGAAGAAGAACCGGTGGTAAAAGAGATAGTCAGTGTTTCTTCGCCTCCTGAGAAAATAGTACGGGAGGTGAGTGAGGAGAAGCCGAGAGACGTTGTGGCTATCAAGAAATACAAACCGTTTAGTGAGCAAACAGTTGAAGCTTGCCACACAAGAAACCATGTGTACCGTAGATCTTACGAACGAACTAAATCAGATAAAGCACGGGTGAAGACAGCCAAAAGTAAAAACTATCGTCGAAGCGAATCGGTTAGCTCGAAATGGATGGTTGTTCCAGAGAAATGGGAGAACGTTGAAGAAGAATCTGAAGAGTTCTCAAAGATGTCGAACGAGGAGTTGAACAAGAGAGTCGAAGAATTCATACAAAAGTTCAATAAACAGATGAGATTACAGTCACGAGTTTCGTCTACATGA